Proteins from a genomic interval of Psychrobacter fulvigenes:
- a CDS encoding AAA family ATPase: MSTENNIAKPSFTGTDSYIATDDLQLAVNAAMTLQKPLLIKGEPGTGKTLLAEEVAASLGMPLITWHIKSTTKAEQGLYEYDAVSRLRDSQLGDDKVYEIGNYIKPGKLWEAFTSDQRSVLLIDEVDKADIEFPNDLLHELDKMSFYVYETGETITAEQRPVVIITSNNEKELPDAFLRRCFFHYIDFPDEHTMRQIIDVHFPNIQEKLVNDALDIFYKLRNIQGLKKPPSTSELVDWLTLLLADDMAQEELEENLRGEKSIPPLYGALLKNEADVNLLQRFANMMRR, from the coding sequence ATGAGTACTGAAAATAACATCGCAAAACCAAGCTTTACGGGTACAGATAGCTATATTGCCACTGATGATCTGCAACTGGCAGTCAACGCGGCGATGACGCTACAAAAGCCACTGCTGATCAAAGGTGAGCCAGGCACAGGCAAGACCTTATTGGCAGAGGAGGTGGCCGCAAGTTTAGGTATGCCGCTGATTACCTGGCATATCAAATCCACGACCAAAGCTGAACAAGGGCTGTACGAGTACGATGCAGTATCGCGCTTGCGGGATTCGCAGTTGGGCGATGATAAGGTCTATGAGATTGGCAACTACATCAAACCTGGTAAGCTTTGGGAAGCCTTTACCAGTGATCAGCGCAGTGTGCTCCTGATTGATGAAGTGGATAAAGCAGATATCGAGTTCCCTAATGACCTGCTGCATGAGCTCGATAAAATGTCTTTTTACGTTTACGAGACTGGTGAGACTATTACTGCCGAGCAGCGCCCAGTCGTGATTATTACTTCAAACAATGAAAAAGAGCTGCCAGATGCATTTTTGCGTCGCTGTTTTTTCCATTATATTGACTTCCCTGATGAGCATACCATGCGTCAAATCATTGACGTGCATTTCCCTAATATTCAAGAAAAACTGGTCAATGATGCGCTCGATATTTTCTATAAGTTACGCAATATTCAAGGGCTTAAAAAGCCACCATCAACCTCAGAGTTGGTTGATTGGTTAACCTTATTACTCGCTGATGATATGGCACAAGAAGAGTTGGAAGAGAACTTACGCGGTGAAAAGTCTATTCCGCCATTGTATGGTGCGCTGCTGAAAAACGAAGCCGATGTCAACTTATTACAGCGTTTTGCCAATATGATGCGTCGTTAA
- a CDS encoding YcgL domain-containing protein: MHCDIYKFPKHDDMYVYIARPDYPDDTEDIKDWLGVLPKDFRAGLGVSKFVMHLDLTETTKLARVDKEEVLAKLQSQGYFVQMPPQDVMRRQAELRAREAQDNIYD; encoded by the coding sequence ATGCATTGTGATATTTATAAATTTCCCAAACATGACGACATGTATGTGTACATCGCTCGTCCTGACTATCCTGATGATACCGAGGACATTAAAGATTGGTTAGGTGTGTTGCCAAAAGATTTTCGAGCAGGGCTTGGAGTTAGCAAGTTTGTCATGCATTTAGACCTTACAGAGACTACCAAGCTTGCGCGCGTTGACAAGGAAGAGGTGTTGGCAAAATTACAATCACAAGGTTATTTCGTCCAAATGCCACCGCAGGATGTCATGCGCCGACAGGCTGAGCTACGTGCTCGTGAAGCTCAAGATAATATTTACGACTGA
- a CDS encoding IS630 family transposase produces the protein MDIWFQDETRIGQQGSLTRVWHYRGGRPRLIKQQQFHSAYLFGAFCPATKKAVGLVLPFVNKHTMLLHMQEISKAVPKGRHAVVVMDGALWHPPSLNQANVTMLKLPPYSPELNPSERVWQYLKQNELSNRCYDSYEAIVDAACLAWNNLLKQPQRIRSLTTRTWAQL, from the coding sequence GTGGACATCTGGTTTCAAGATGAAACTCGAATAGGACAACAAGGCTCATTGACCAGAGTTTGGCATTACCGCGGTGGGCGACCTCGACTGATCAAGCAGCAACAGTTTCATTCCGCTTATCTGTTTGGTGCCTTTTGTCCAGCGACAAAGAAGGCTGTCGGCTTAGTACTGCCTTTCGTTAATAAACACACCATGTTATTGCATATGCAAGAGATTAGTAAAGCCGTTCCAAAAGGACGTCATGCGGTGGTGGTGATGGATGGCGCATTATGGCATCCACCAAGCTTGAATCAGGCTAATGTCACTATGCTTAAACTACCGCCTTATTCACCTGAGCTTAATCCCTCTGAGAGAGTATGGCAGTACCTTAAGCAAAATGAGCTATCTAATCGTTGTTATGACAGTTATGAGGCTATTGTCGATGCCGCATGCTTGGCTTGGAATAATCTACTTAAACAGCCACAAAGGATTCGGTCTTTAACTACTCGTACCTGGGCGCAACTTTAA
- a CDS encoding winged helix-turn-helix domain-containing protein translates to MTIPIHNLEDHDFGKHSKTERNPRARLRLLILYQYSIGKATNDIAKDLCIHPETARWTLKRYYERGLESLYDRHRRGRRSKLAEADTAAFKAMIVSEQEKRAGGRLTGKDIQQLAKEHYNAHYTVNGIYELLKRIDMSWISARSQHPKADPQAQDAFKKTL, encoded by the coding sequence ATGACTATACCAATACATAACCTAGAAGACCATGACTTTGGCAAACACTCAAAGACTGAGCGCAATCCCAGAGCCCGACTACGCCTGCTCATCTTATACCAATATAGTATAGGCAAAGCCACCAACGATATTGCCAAAGACCTCTGCATACATCCTGAAACTGCCAGATGGACGTTGAAGCGATACTATGAACGAGGACTTGAAAGTCTCTACGATCGTCATCGTCGAGGTCGTCGCAGCAAATTGGCAGAAGCAGACACAGCCGCTTTTAAAGCCATGATAGTCTCTGAACAAGAAAAGCGCGCTGGCGGTCGTCTAACCGGCAAAGACATTCAGCAATTGGCTAAAGAACACTACAACGCTCACTACACCGTTAACGGTATCTACGAGCTACTCAAGCGTATTGATATGAGTTGGATAAGTGCTCGTAGTCAGCATCCAAAAGCCGACCCACAAGCTCAAGACGCTTTTAAAAAAACTTTATAG